In Candidatus Neomarinimicrobiota bacterium, a single genomic region encodes these proteins:
- a CDS encoding nitroreductase family protein encodes MIRELILKSRSYRRFYQEVAIEVELLRELVDLARLSPSASNLQPLKYMLSGDPERNAVIFSHLSWAGYLEDWPGPEEGERPSAYIIILGDRELSPSFGCDHGIAAQSILLGAAEKGLGGCVIGSINKPGLAKDLAIPSRYEILLVLALGRPREKVVLETVGPDGDIKYWRDEESVHHVPKRALDDIIVG; translated from the coding sequence ATGATAAGAGAATTAATCCTCAAAAGTCGCAGCTATCGACGATTTTACCAGGAGGTGGCGATAGAGGTTGAGCTACTGCGGGAGCTGGTTGATCTGGCGCGACTTTCGCCGTCAGCCAGTAATTTGCAGCCGCTGAAATATATGCTTTCTGGTGATCCTGAAAGAAACGCCGTGATATTTTCCCACCTCTCGTGGGCCGGGTATCTCGAAGACTGGCCCGGCCCGGAGGAGGGGGAACGCCCTTCCGCCTACATCATCATACTCGGGGACAGGGAATTAAGTCCGTCTTTCGGATGTGATCATGGCATAGCGGCTCAAAGCATTTTACTGGGAGCGGCTGAAAAGGGACTCGGCGGCTGTGTTATCGGTTCGATAAATAAACCGGGGTTGGCAAAAGACCTGGCAATTCCGTCCCGTTATGAGATACTGCTGGTCCTTGCCCTGGGCAGGCCCAGGGAGAAAGTGGTGCTGGAGACGGTCGGTCCTGATGGAGATATCAAGTACTGGCGGGACGAAGAGAGTGTCCACCACGTGCCTAAGCGGGCCCTGGACGACATCATTGTTGGGTAG
- a CDS encoding sugar phosphate nucleotidyltransferase, translated as MKGRLVILAGGIGSRMKASPQMAWVGDRRLAEEADERSKAMIGVGAGYRPFLDYLLYNAREAGYQDVVIVIGERDDVIRSYYGGSKGKSGLEGLRISYAIQAIPEGREKPLGTADALLQALNAREDWEGQKFTVCNSDNLYSTKALRLLLDAPDANAMIDYNRSALEFDEERIERFAVILKDERGYLRTIIEKPTREEISQARDPGGRIGVSMNIFAFSQAQILPVLREVPLHPVRKEKELPVAVNMLVDQFPRAVMTYPLSEHVPDLTSKEDLIPVRKQIAMMFKKVRL; from the coding sequence TTGAAGGGCAGACTGGTGATCCTGGCTGGCGGTATCGGCTCCAGGATGAAAGCGTCCCCACAGATGGCGTGGGTCGGCGACCGGCGGCTGGCAGAGGAAGCGGACGAAAGATCGAAGGCCATGATCGGGGTTGGTGCGGGATATCGACCTTTTCTCGATTATCTACTGTATAATGCCCGGGAGGCCGGCTATCAAGACGTCGTTATAGTTATTGGTGAGCGAGACGATGTCATTCGTTCCTACTATGGCGGCAGTAAGGGGAAAAGCGGCCTTGAGGGCTTAAGAATATCATATGCCATACAGGCTATTCCGGAAGGGCGGGAAAAACCGCTTGGAACCGCCGATGCCCTGTTGCAGGCGCTGAATGCCAGAGAGGATTGGGAAGGTCAAAAGTTCACCGTATGCAATAGTGATAATCTCTATTCTACGAAGGCATTGAGGCTTTTATTAGATGCACCGGATGCGAACGCAATGATTGATTATAATCGATCGGCGCTGGAGTTCGATGAGGAACGCATCGAGAGGTTTGCGGTCATCCTGAAGGATGAGCGGGGATACCTGAGAACCATCATTGAAAAACCCACGCGGGAGGAGATTAGCCAGGCACGGGATCCGGGCGGGAGGATAGGTGTAAGTATGAATATTTTTGCATTCTCTCAGGCTCAAATCCTGCCGGTTCTCCGGGAAGTACCGCTACATCCGGTACGGAAGGAGAAAGAATTGCCGGTTGCTGTCAATATGCTCGTTGACCAATTCCCACGAGCAGTGATGACTTATCCCCTTTCAGAACATGTGCCGGATCTGACCTCGAAAGAGGATCTTATTCCGGTTCGAAAGCAGATCGCGATGATGTTTAAAAAAGTCAGGTTATAG